The DNA sequence AGCACGTCTTATGTCTTCGGATTCCTTTATATGCCTGTATAGAGCTGTGCCACAAAGAATCAGCAGCACATCCAAGTTTAGAAGCAAACAAACCTTTTGTTTTAGAGAAATATACAACATGACTAATTTCAGCTAAACGAGGCAAAAACTACAACAAACAATAAGGTTGAAGCGAAGAATTCACGATCAAGCTATAATTTACTAAATAGATAAGTGAACTGATTCGATCAAGCTTTGGCTTCATGGAATTTGGTCATTTACAACTACACAAATGGAAGCATGGAACAAGCATCCCCATTATAATTCTTAACACATTTGAAACAATGGCCACCCTTCACTTCTTTTCGACATAAAACGAGAACAAAGAACTCAAATTTTTTAAGATGGCTATTAAACCAAACATTAACACTTGCTGGTACACAGACAATTTACAAATACTACTTCAATAACTAACCATGAGCTTCACAATTCAAGTAATAAACCCACATAAAAATCTaacctttaattccacattGCAAAATCATGAATCAAATccaatcaaatttatgctcCCTAATTTATTCCATCTAATTTCCTAGAGTAAAACATAATTTCAGATAGCAATCAATTACttcaacaattaatatttctaGCCTAAACCCAACTCTACAAAAGcatagttaattaatttcttcaagatttgatACAGTCAGAAAATAAAACCCCTCTTTTCGCATAGACGGCAGAAACCCACATAAGCGGAAACCTTATATCTAAAATCTAAACAAGAAGAAGTTATATCTCgataaaatttgataacaaaattaagaaagatgagACCTTTATTAGAGATGGGCGATTTGGAAGAGGGAGAATAGAGGAAGCCATGGAGCAAGAGAAGAACAGTGGTGATGTTGAATAAGCAGACAAGAATTGTGGCGTTCTTGTAAGATAACCGTGATTTCACAGCTCTCGACCATTGATGTTGCTGcaatttctccattttcaGCTGTATTGTTTATGCTTTACGATTGGGGGAGAAGAGTCATTGATAGTCAATTTCATCAGTAAATTGTTGATTTCTAATGGTGGGTGGTAAGCTGAGTAGCGCTTTTTAAAATTGCTATTGCAACTTaacttactttaccatttggatttttaattttatgccataatatatttttagaacgagtatattattattattattattgggaAAATGTGTTAACATTTCATGTGTAGTGAagttttatcaaataaaatggagtatataaaaattaaaatctactccctccgtccaaaaacAAGGACAAATAGGGCacatttactatatttggcTATCCAAAAATTATAGCACATTAATTTATGCAAAGTTTTCAATAAGTATAACTCTACACATCatttccactaacactatttctcacttacaatttttcttctctcttacttttctcccttctttcttattttaccaattctacgttaaaatccgtgtcatacaccaattgctctattttttttggatggagggagtactatactTAGAATATGTTAATTCAAGTAACGGATTTTATTGTgacatttcaaataaaaaatctatttcaaaaaatatcgTGACAACACTTTGAGTTAAAGTTAGAGAATTTAACATGTGTGcaattttttgttcttttgtaTTGCATACGAAAATTTGTGCTGCGAATCATGCATATGAGTTATAGAATTTGGGTCAGAACATATTGAAACATTGATTAGAGTTTAATGACTATTTCACGGTAATGTTAGTTAAAGTTTAATGACCATTTCAATGATAGAGTTTAAAAGGCATTTCAATGATATTTCTGAATCCCCAATGACTTGTCAGTAACATTAATAAAACCACCCGATAATGTAGAAGATGAAAACAATGTGAAAATAATTCATCTAATTAGCAACACCACACATCAAGACGTGTTGATACGAAGATATAAGTACTGAACCACTCGATAATGTAGAGATTGAAAGTAGTATGAAAAATATTCTACCTAATAGCAGGACCACACAATGAGCTGGAGAGTCATACTAATAGAAGATAAACACATCAAAGTCCTTTTGGATATGATTGTATCTTGTCTTGTTGCTAATTTGCAACTCTTTGCTTTATGctttgataaatttgatagtCTTGATTCTTAATTTAGATATTATAGTAAGTGTTAAAATATGGGAGTGATGACCATCTTTTTTAAGTAACAACATTAGCACTTCAATATGCATTCCTTCTTTGTTCATTGTTCAACATTGAAAATAGGCCTGTCAAATTGGATACCTGCGGGTATCCGATCCGAaaatttcgggtacccgatcccAAATTTCCTAATATctaatacccgatacccgatccgaaaataattttgggtacccaaatacccgactcgggtatccagtcccgaaaaatcgggtatccaatcccgattttggattttaattttaatttttttattattttttaagaaaattaactaaaaacttttaatcaaaattttaaaataattaaaataaatacataatttattatatttaattaaaaaaattggataattCGGGTAATTTGGGTATACCTGATCGGGTATCGGataacccgatacccgataatccaaaaattctATACCTGAACCCGATCCCGAAACATCGGATATCGGATATCCAATTACCCGAtatttcgggtttggatatcgggtatccaattcccgatatccattttgacacccCTAATTGAAaacattaatcaatttataaaaatcatcactccataaaatttaattaaataaatcgtggcaaaataacattaaacaattttatagcaaaaatagaaaatgaaaaagggtGGTCGGCAGGATTCCCGATCGGGTATCGGataacccgatacccgataatccaaaaattctATACCTGAACCCGATCCCGAAACATCGGATATCGGATATCCAATTACCCGAtatttcgggtttggatatcgggtatccaattcccgatatccattttgacacccCTAATTGAAaacattaatcaatttataaaaatcatcactccataaaatttaattaaataaatcgtggcaaaataacattaaacaattttatagcaaaaatagaaaatgaaaaagcgTGGTCGGCAGGATTCGAACCTGCGCGGGCAGAGCCCACATGATTTCTAGTCATGCCCGATAACCACTCCGGCACGACCACTACTGTGAAACAATTCAGAAGtaaattactttaattttaaattattccaTGGTTATCTTCTATTTTAGTGGCAGTGAGAGTGTGCAGACCAGAAAGAAAGCTGTGCGCTTCTCGCCAATCCGTTGTTAAGGTTtgcaaaaatatttgttaCACTCATACCATTCACAAGCTGATCGATTGAAGACCGTTTTGGCCACAAAATAATCTTTCTGAGTAAAACAATCCCTGCAAATTTTTGGTCTTTAACTTTGCATATTTCATTTGCGGTAACCCTTTATCTTATTTGAAAGAGaggattttattatttttgcctTCATTTCTATTGGACTCGCTGGTTTATCTAATCGTTGTCGCAGACCAAGTGTTTGAGGAAATGCTTGGCTGAATTAGTGTTTCTCTTTACTGAAAATGTGATTCATGAATGGGACAAGCTACAATTGTGTTTGATTGGTTAGAAGATGAATGTGTTATCCGAATTCTGGTTCCTTCCATAATCCCTAAGCATTGGATTCTATGTGGTTGCAATGGTATCTAAAGGTTTTGGGCACCAATAGCCTTGAATTTAGCTGTTCTGGGCTcagtttattttttgttttatcttgtttggtttctcatatcaataaaaattcagTCTTGATACTTATCATTGTTCTTGATGTATTATATTAGGTGAATTTTTCATTTGGGATCTGAGGTTGAAGTTTTGGAGTCTATGAAATGGCATTGACGTTATTAAGGGGCATACATTCGAATTGCTTTCGGTTGTACCCGTCGGTTTATGTTGCTAGAAAACATGTCAGACATTTCAGGGTGCGAAGTTCACAAGGACAAACTGCAATGCAAGAAAAGCAACAGACTCAATTGAAAGCTTCTCCGAAATCAGAATCAGCAAAATACGAAGAAGTCTTGAAAAACTACGAGGCAGTCATTGGAATTGAAACCCACGTGCAGCTTTCCACCCTCACAAAAGCCTTCTGCAGCTGTCCTTATAACTACGGGGCTCACCCAAACACTAGTGTTTGCCCCGTTTGCATGGGATTGCCTGGGGCCTTGCCGGTTCTCAACTCAAAGGTTATAGAGTCCGCAGTAAAAGTCGGTCTAGCACTCAACTGTAAACTCTCTCTTAGCTCAAAGTTTGATAGGAAGCAATACTTTTATCCGGACCTTCCAAAGGGTTACCAAATATCGCAGTTTGATATCCCGATTGCAGCTGGTGGTTATCTTGATGTTGACCTCCCGGTTGAGTTTGGTGGTGGGCATAGAAAGTTTGGTGTGACTAGAGTTCATATGGAAGAAGATGCAGGGAAGCTGCTTCACACTGATAATGGAAGCTTTTCTCAGGAAATTAAAACTTTTCCCTACTCAAGTTTATCGTATCAAATTTACTGTGCTTTTATCTTTTATAACATTTACAGTTTTCTCCCTATCAAGATCATCATTTTCATGTTATATTGTCTGCTTCTTGATCTAAAATAGCCAACTATTCAAAACTATTTACTGATTCATCACTCTTAATATTGTTCTCAGTGTTATCTTAATAGAAGACTATGTATGTTGTTTGTGGtgcatttttcaataatttcatagTAGAGATCAATACGAGGCGCAGATTTGTTCAGATTGATTGATTCTTTCTTTTGACAGGTTGACTTGAATAGAGCAGGAGTTCCGTTGCTTGAAATTGTCTCTGAACCTGATATGAGAACAGGTACTGAAGCAGCAGAATATGCAGCGGAGTTGCAGAGATTAGTTAGGTATCTTGGAGTGAGTAATGGGAATATGCAGGAAGGATCTCTACGTTGTGATGTCAATATCTCAGTTCGTCCACACGGGCAGGAGGAGTTTGGCACAAAGGTAGATTAATGTGCTATTCACTTCAAGCTGctttattgtaaaattaatggagtataataaatttgGCATGAGCAGGtcgaaataaaaaatttgaactcATTCTCATCAGTGAGTAGGGCCATCGATTATGAGATATTAAGGCAGGCACAGCTCCACAGTCAAGGTCAGGCTGATCAGATTGTGCAGGAAACTCGTCTCTGGGAGGAAGGATCTCAGGTCTTAGTTCATTATTTCTTACAAGAATAAACACTAATGTATCAGTTTGATTCAGTCAGCTTGGTTGCTTTATCACTAATCCATTGGTGTGTTTTGCTAATTAGAAAACATTTACAATGAGAAAGAAGGAAGGCCTTGCAGATTATCGGTATTTCCCGGAGCCTGATCTTCCAGGAGTTAATCTCAGTGAGGAGTACATAAGTACTATTCGTGATTCCCTACCCGAACTACCTGAAACAAAACGTCGCAGATATGAGACCATGGGGCTGAACATGCAGGATGTTCTTTTCCTCGCGAATGATATAAATGTAAGTCGTGCTGGCTGTTTGGTTTAATAACATTGCTGCCATCATGTCTATCTGATGAGCTCGTGCAAATATTTCTCAGGTTGCAGCATTTTTTGATGCCACAATCGCAACAGGTGCTGATGTTAAACTAGCTGCTAATTGGATAATGGGTGATATTGCTGCGTATATGAACAATGAGAAGTTGTCTATCGATGACATTAAGCTTACCCCTCAAGAATTGGGAGAGCTTATTGCCTCAATCAAAGGGGGCACCATTAATGGGAAGATTGGCAAAGAGGTACACAATTAAGCAACATCCGATCCGTATTCTCCTTCCATACAATTTTGCTATCGTTGCTGACTGGTGTCAATAGCAATTATGTTGTCAAGTTTACTTCTAAAAAATTGTGACACGAAAGAAAAACACTGGTGAAAGGAGATGGAAGAATCGATTTACTACCTTGCGTTTCGTGTATTGCTGTGGAACTTTTCTATACTATATCTGGTTCTTGTCCGTGACATGTGCAGATATTGTTCGAGCTAGTAGCCAAGGGTGGAACCGTTAAAGGACTTATTCAAGAAAAGGATTTGGTTCAGGCAAGTTGTTTCACATTGGTTATTTCTTGAGAAATGGTCAAAAATGTTTACCTGAAAGTACAAACCAAGTTAGTCCATGTTACTAAGCTTAGCCCTTATTCTTGTTTTTGAATCTTTAATCAGATTGCTGACCCCTCCGAGATTGAGAAAATAGTGGACAAAGTCCTTGCAAATAACCCAAAACAGTTGGAGCAATACCGAGGGGGTAAAACTAAGCTACAAGGCTTTTTCGCTGGCCAGGTACGATCCTGAGCTTCTCGTTGTATTCAGtctcaattttgttttatgtgcCTAAGAGGTTCCAATTTCACGACGATAAACTCTAGATAATGAAAGAAACAAAGGGCAAGGCGAATCCCGCGCTTTTGAACAAGATACTTCTCGAGAAGCTGAATGCAAAGCCCTGATGTTTCTTGAATAATATGACATGACTCGATCATTCTACTCAGAAATTCGGGCCCCTCTATGCATTATTTTTGCTAGATAAAGACTAGACACTGTGAAAAAGACATGACTCAGCTGTGTCTAGGATGTGAAAGGTAGCAGGGGATGCCAAAGGATGTTTAATGGTTGATGTTTTTAGGCGAAAATAGAGGAAAGATTTGTGTTCTTCCATTTTTTAGCTATTtagctgtgaaaattttttagCAAGGCAAATTCTACATTTTATGTATTCCAGTTCCATCAAATACTATATCTGATAGTTATGTTTGATATTAGATCATGAAAAATTTACAAGAATCTTATAAAAGAGGCGAAAAACATTTTAAGGTCCCTATACTTttgccttttattttatactattattatgttaatgttaattaataattaattaaattttatatagtttattcCAATTGGAATGTTAATGTAGAAGACATCGTGAAGAAGAAACATGATCTATTAAATTTCTGTAAgctgattaaattttttattttgagattttaCATGTGTAAAGccaattttacaaatttaaataacacAACAATCATAAACTATCAATTTCATCTATGATCcagaaagaaaatatcatcCCCTCACTACCCCacatacacaaaaaaaaggaaagattgAACAAATATTTCACACTAAATATAAATGAACAATTCAAAGTTCATCATGCCTGGCTTGTTCTAATGGAACATTTAAGTCAGGAGCCATATTTTGATGAACTGGAACAACATTCACACCATCCCTGCCACCTATAATAGGTGGCGGCGCAATCACTTCTCGTCCCGCCATCCCCGCTTTCACAGCAGCAATTACTTGCCTCTGCAGCTTTAGGATACCGACACGTTTCGAAACAACGTACAAAACGGCCAAGGAGAAAATGACAAATCCGGTGATAAGGATCACTCTGCCAAAAGAAAGACGGCGTTAGATATGAGGAGGTTATGAGACGGCTACTTCAAGATTTAGAAACAATCGTATCCGTGCCTGTCAAGAACGTCTTGACGCTGCATTGTGGACAGAAGGCCTCGGGTGCGTGAGAATAGTGACCGGTGGCCCTTGTATTCACTTTCAGCTTTCTTTAACACTCCAGACGATTCCTCTGCAACAACACTAAAAATGTCAGTAAAATCATCATCTAATTTGAATCTTCTTGTTTACTTGGCACAACTATGCCTAGGATATGCTTAGGCTTGTTGAATGCTTattagtagaaaataaattaaaaagcaCAGAATAAGAACAGCAAcaaagagatggaaaaaagaaaGGTTGCGAGCGAGTTACAATAGGCTCAAACGTGGGAGCTTATCCTCAGagtatatactaataatacAGGGCTTAGGGTAATCTCTCAAATACTTTATCCTGTTCATTGTCAATCTAATTCATCACCCAAAGGAAACGCTCCCTATGAATATAATGTTTCTTCGCAAGATTTGAATTTCTCCAATTATGGTTAGAACAAAGGATCTGCTCAGCAATAATCATATTCCATTGTCAAGTGACTGACGTGGGTACTTCCCCGTAAAGAAAGAATCACATAAATCTCATGAGCAAACATGATAATACGAATTCAGTAAGATggtatgaaaaaaatatacatgaaGTGGCATGCCAAACTTATTCCCTGTCCTACTTATCAGATTTCTAAAGCAAAAGTTAGTGGCGAAAAATCCTATGAGTTCAGTTAAAACAGTTAGCTGtatcattatatattattaaatcatcATATGACTACTTAACATAATTGGTTTAGGCTGGTGGCGATGCGGGGTGATTGGCGGAACTCAACTTGCAATATGAGCGAGTAACGATACCAAAAACATCTTCATGGAATGAATATAAGGTAGAAATGCAATAATCAAcataaataatagccattggAGAAAGATACTATTAATTTGGAGCCAAGTTAGAATATTTGATAACTTCAAACAAGGAAACAAACATACCGAAAGTCATGATAGTGCTTGCACTCCGTTCAACCTCctataaaaacaacaaatgtAAGAAAATTGTATTAGAGTCCTCGTTTTCCAATAACATAcgtaaaatatatattaaacgTGTAGTCATCTGTGACCTGAACCATAAGCTGGCGAGTCCGACGAAGGCTCTCTGTGATGCTCTCAGCCGCAGAAGTCATTCCTGCTTTAGTCCTGACaacatttataaaatacatCATATATTCCCAAAAAACAAGCATTTTCATGTTAACATTTGTGTTATATTACAAGCATATAACACAGCGAATAGCAATTACACTCACTGTAGATTGCGCCTTCGAGCTGTAGACTCTTCTCCCCCTCCTAAAAGAAGCTCTCTCTGATATCATCACATCAAGTTAGAACAGTATCAAGAGATTCTATACTAATCAAACAGAAACAACATTTTGCATTTACACATGAGCAACTTGTCAAATGTTGATCAAGAATCACTACCTCTTGTTGAGCAGATTTCTTCATGTTTGCCTTTGCTTGCAAATTTGCATTCCTTAACTTCAGCCGCAAACTGAAATTTGATGCATGTTTATTTcaacaattacataaataagGAAATAGAAAGTTTCAATCAACTGATCCAAACGATATAAAGCACCAAAAACCTATgcaaaaattcatcaaaaacatgtaatttcaccaaaaattgtcaattaCAGCTAAAATCAGTGGTAAAATTCAGAATCTGAagaaaccctaaacccaaaaaaatcaagaaagggCACCTCTGGATTTGATTTTTCCACGACTGCGCCAAAGATTGCGCCTTTTCGGCATCATCGGCAGAGGGCAATTGTGGGGCGAGGAGATCGAGATTGAACTGGAGCGATTGCAGCATGTTCAGCCCATCTTGAGCTAACCCGTTTAATCTAGGCAGTGAATCTTTCTTCTCGGCTTCATCAATTTCAATCTGATCAGAAATTCGCGATGTTTTCCCGTAATTTTGGATTGCGTCGATGTGATCTACGGTTTGATCGAATGTATCTTGATACTCTTTCTTCACTTTCTCCACTTCTTCCGCCACTTTATCCATCTGATTTCGGAATGTCTGAACAATTTAGGATGCGTTTTGATTCAAGAAATTTGTTTTGCAACGAAACAGAAACGAGAAACTGATGGATTGTATTCGGGTTCGGGCTGACGGGTCAAGTCTAGCTGGTTTCGGTCGGGTTTGGGCTTTAATAAGGGCCCAAAAGTTATTACTACTTAATTGCCTCGGTATGAGTTagaagttagtgaaatatttatcttgcttttatatatagttttattaaaatttgggtaaaataaattagtaaaagcTAAGATtcattactataaatagtactcccttcgttatttaaaatttggcatcatttgacccggcacgagttttaaaaaatgtaatagaaactgggttgaaaaagttagtgacacgtagatcctacttttatatcttagatttataataaaatgtgaatgagaatgggttagtggaatatgagggcTACTgtcatcaaaattattaaaagtgaaagtgataaattttttgggacaaatgaaaaaagaaataaatgacaaattttcaggaacggatggtaaaataattaaatgagataattaatgatttataaacgaaaataataaaatgtgataattAATGGTGGAAGGAGAGGGGACGTATTTGTGTCAAGGTTCACAAATTTTGGGGTTTGGTTTTgcacatttaattttggaatattaaaaaaaaaaatacacaaacttAGGTGTGTGGCAATGAAGCAACACACGAAGGTGGGTGGCAATTTCATGACTGTAACTTTGGTTGGTAGAATCTAGTGCATTAACTTCACAGGAAGGTGAGTggaaatttcattatttgtgactttggtttaaaattttaaatttattgtgatCACATGGGGGTCACGAAGGTGAGTggcaatttcatttttgtaacTTTGGTCTACATTTAATGTGATCGCATTGGATTCTCCTTTTTTAATGAGAGATGGAGGTTAAGTATGACCACTCTATTAATTGGTAGTACTATTCAACTTTGGTTGTAATATTAAAACCCCcctcacaaaaaaaaattacaatcttttctttctctcttgtCAAGATCTGGTTGAGAGATGCTGATGAACTAAGCTATCTCTTCTTCGCAAGAAAGTCAACACAAGGCATCCAAAGCCAAGGATAAGGTACTATCACTTCTCTCATCTTTTGAAGatatttcaaatcaatatgGCTCATGAAATCGAACAAATCAATACAGATTTCAAGATCATGAGCACTTGGGAAGCAGAAACTGATTCATTCACACTTGATCCAATTTTTGTTGGAAAATATGAtgtggtggaggaggagaaggtagTCGTAGTTGTCGGAATGGGCGGCGTTGGAAATATAGCTTTAACTAGGAAAGTCTTCAATCTTAGACCAAAGATGAAGgctggatttattttttttataatatattgattccGTGATCGGTTTTAGAAAAATTCCTACAAGAAGATTTGAAAGATAAAACTTATCTTCTTGTACTTGATGATGTTTGGaatgaatatattataaaaatatatgagtTACTTCCACTAAGGGAagtaatattatcattatttagg is a window from the Salvia hispanica cultivar TCC Black 2014 chromosome 1, UniMelb_Shisp_WGS_1.0, whole genome shotgun sequence genome containing:
- the LOC125212024 gene encoding uncharacterized protein LOC125212024, which produces MDKVAEEVEKVKKEYQDTFDQTVDHIDAIQNYGKTSRISDQIEIDEAEKKDSLPRLNGLAQDGLNMLQSLQFNLDLLAPQLPSADDAEKAQSLAQSWKNQIQSLRLKLRNANLQAKANMKKSAQQERELLLGGGEESTARRRNLQTKAGMTSAAESITESLRRTRQLMVQEVERSASTIMTFEESSGVLKKAESEYKGHRSLFSRTRGLLSTMQRQDVLDRVILITGFVIFSLAVLYVVSKRVGILKLQRQVIAAVKAGMAGREVIAPPPIIGGRDGVNVVPVHQNMAPDLNVPLEQARHDEL
- the LOC125202862 gene encoding glutamyl-tRNA(Gln) amidotransferase subunit B, chloroplastic/mitochondrial; translation: MALTLLRGIHSNCFRLYPSVYVARKHVRHFRVRSSQGQTAMQEKQQTQLKASPKSESAKYEEVLKNYEAVIGIETHVQLSTLTKAFCSCPYNYGAHPNTSVCPVCMGLPGALPVLNSKVIESAVKVGLALNCKLSLSSKFDRKQYFYPDLPKGYQISQFDIPIAAGGYLDVDLPVEFGGGHRKFGVTRVHMEEDAGKLLHTDNGSFSQVDLNRAGVPLLEIVSEPDMRTGTEAAEYAAELQRLVRYLGVSNGNMQEGSLRCDVNISVRPHGQEEFGTKVEIKNLNSFSSVSRAIDYEILRQAQLHSQGQADQIVQETRLWEEGSQKTFTMRKKEGLADYRYFPEPDLPGVNLSEEYISTIRDSLPELPETKRRRYETMGLNMQDVLFLANDINVAAFFDATIATGADVKLAANWIMGDIAAYMNNEKLSIDDIKLTPQELGELIASIKGGTINGKIGKEILFELVAKGGTVKGLIQEKDLVQIADPSEIEKIVDKVLANNPKQLEQYRGGKTKLQGFFAGQIMKETKGKANPALLNKILLEKLNAKP